A single region of the Lates calcarifer isolate ASB-BC8 linkage group LG3, TLL_Latcal_v3, whole genome shotgun sequence genome encodes:
- the LOC108889567 gene encoding probable thiopurine S-methyltransferase encodes MRGSDFLLHVLWLVLFQAAAGWCQANITSMLAPQADRVMALEEWEERWHEGRIGFHQPQVHKMLENNIDKVLAGRTGVRFFFPLCGKAVDMKWLADMGHSVVGVEISEKAIKEFFEENNLTYSAEPVPAIPGAKVYKSSEKNISLYQCDLYNFSSSIDGQFGAIWDRGSLVAINPRDREKYTSLIISLMAKDCRYLLDTLLYNPELYKGPPFFVPDEQVHSLFGNSCDIELLHSVDALTDRQRNWGLDYLTENVYLITLKSS; translated from the exons ATGCGGGGTTCAGATTTTCTCTTACATGTACTATGGTTGGTTTTattccaggctgctgctgg TTGGTGTCAGGCAAACATAACCAGCATGCTGGCACCGCAGGCGGACCGAGTCATGGCACTCGAAGAATGGGAGGAACGCTGGCATGAGGGCAGAATTGGCTTCCATCAGCCTCAAGTACACAA GATGCTGGAAAACAATATCGATAAGGTTCTCGCTGGACGGACAGGGGTTCgcttcttcttccctctctgtggGAAAGCAGTGGATATGAAGTG GCTGGCGGACATGGGCCATTCAGTGGTTGGGGTGGAGATCTCTGAAAAGGCTATAAAAGAGTTCTTTGAGGAGAACAACCTGACCTACAGTGCAGAGCCTGTCCCTGCCATACCTGGAGCAAAGGTTTACAAG agctcagagaaaaATATCTCTCTATATCAATGTGACCTGTACAACTTCTCCAG CTCCATCGACGGTCAGTTCGGGGCGATTTGGGACAGGGGATCTCTGGTGGCCATCAAcccaagagacagagaaaa GTATACATCTCTCATAATTTCTCTCATGGCCAAAGACTGCAGATACCTTTTGGACACTTTGCTTTACAATCCTGAATTATATAAAG GTCCTCCTTTTTTTGTGCCTGATGAGCAGGTACACAGCCTGTTTG GGAACAGCTGTGATATTGAGCTGCTGCATTCAGTGGATGccttgacagacagacagcgaaACTGGGGGCTGGACTATCTAACTGAAAATGTATACCTCATCACTCTAAAGAGCAGTTAA
- the LOC108889566 gene encoding protein phosphatase 1 regulatory subunit 36 isoform X1, with protein MPKYPEETRNVSVPPPGRWVWSDESQTVEFVSSSPAADGVMSKRRQTNASFSELQQRAEWLAEICTPNRRGRQSIRKSLSPAHLNAYRSSVMKRRGDHVTIDDVKQVAVSLLQENYLLPIPFCFLAVLKSKELDEVLTALLLYLSCFFEHKSLENKPKSIMAVDIITERQVMVETLAKKEIAEKKLAVCYFTLIMDLEIEQHQHTANHKGHVSKSTDWLLHACLYSFFCYVAWVTFGRKGLRDMQEEVGRLLYSDTFNTAVRNRTDGDSGMTSAAHNGSAKTGEADLKETGCNSTFKHRTFKRRPAPSSIVNQRSPLMVSLLPSPKEQSPHLFLSSRARRQSPLQAEHCDTKALTEELNQQLASVSFGILGKPLRQFSRATLIPYGEQKSNRDEDEDHEPGSDVNHNTEDHPGTLVQGSRSSFMAPKSTGPAR; from the exons atgcCGAAATATCCGGAGGAGACGAGAAAC GTGAGTGTGCCGCCGCCAGGCCGCTGGGTGTGGAGTGATGAATCCCAAACAGTGGAGTTTGTCAG TTCTAGTCCAGCAGCGGATGGTGTTATGAGTAAAAGGAGGCAAACCAATGCCAGTTTCAGCGAGCTTCAGCAGCGTGCAGAGTG GTTGGCTGAAATCTGTACTCCGAACCGTAGAGGGCGCCAAAGCATTAGGAAGAGCCTGAGCCCTGCTCATCTGAACGCATATAGGTCTTCTGTGATGAAAAGGCGAGGAGACCACGTCACCATTGATGATGTTAAAC AGGTGGCTGTCAGTTTGCTACAGGAGAATTATTTGCTTCCCATTCCATTCTGCTTCTTGGCTGTATTGAA aaGTAAAGAGCTCGATGAAGTCCTGACTGCCCTTCTACTTTACCTGTCTTGTTTCTTTGAACACAAGTCTCTGGAAAATAAACCTAAGTCTATAATGGC TGTAGACATCATCACAGAGCGCCAGGTGATGGTGGAGACTTTGGCCAAAAAGGAGATAGCTGAAAagaagctggctgtctgttACTTCACTCTGATCATGGACCTGGAGATAGAACAGCATCAACACACAGCAAATCACAA GGGCCACGTGTCAAAGAGTACAGACTGGCTGCTACATGCG tgcTTGTACAGCTTCTTCTGTTACGTTGCTTGGGTAACATTTGGCAGGAAGGGCCTAAGGGACATGCAAGAGGAGGTTGGGCGTCTTTTGTACTCTGACACCTTCAACACAGCAGTGAGGAACAGGACTGATGGGGACTCAGGAATGACTTCTGCTGCTCATAATGGTTCAGCAAAGACGGGAGAAGCTGACCTCAAGGAGACGGGATGTAATAGCACATTCAAACACAG AACATTCAAGAGGCGTCCGGCCCCCAGCAGTATAGTTAATCAGCGTTCCCCACTTATGGTGTCTCTGCTGCCCTCACCCAAAGAACAGTCACCCCATCTGTTCCTCAGCAGCCGGGCCAGGAGGCAGAGCCCGCTGCAGGCTGAGCACTGTGACACCAAGGCCCTGACAGAGGAACTCAACCAGCAGCTGGCCAGCGTCAG CTTTGGGATTCTTGGCAAGCCACTGAGACAGTTCAGCCGCGCAACGCTGATACCGTATGGAGAacaaaaaagcaacagagaTGAGGATGAGGACCATGAACCAGGCAGTGATGTTAATCACAATACTGAGGATCATCCTGGCACCCTTGTTCAAGGAAGCAGGTCATCCTTCATGGCACCCAAGTCGACAGGCCCTGCTAGATAA
- the LOC108889566 gene encoding protein phosphatase 1 regulatory subunit 36 isoform X2, producing MPKYPEETRNVSVPPPGRWVWSDESQTVEFVSSSPAADGVMSKRRQTNASFSELQQRAEWLAEICTPNRRGRQSIRKSLSPAHLNAYRSSVMKRRGDHVTIDDVKQVAVSLLQENYLLPIPFCFLAVLNKELDEVLTALLLYLSCFFEHKSLENKPKSIMAVDIITERQVMVETLAKKEIAEKKLAVCYFTLIMDLEIEQHQHTANHKGHVSKSTDWLLHACLYSFFCYVAWVTFGRKGLRDMQEEVGRLLYSDTFNTAVRNRTDGDSGMTSAAHNGSAKTGEADLKETGCNSTFKHRTFKRRPAPSSIVNQRSPLMVSLLPSPKEQSPHLFLSSRARRQSPLQAEHCDTKALTEELNQQLASVSFGILGKPLRQFSRATLIPYGEQKSNRDEDEDHEPGSDVNHNTEDHPGTLVQGSRSSFMAPKSTGPAR from the exons atgcCGAAATATCCGGAGGAGACGAGAAAC GTGAGTGTGCCGCCGCCAGGCCGCTGGGTGTGGAGTGATGAATCCCAAACAGTGGAGTTTGTCAG TTCTAGTCCAGCAGCGGATGGTGTTATGAGTAAAAGGAGGCAAACCAATGCCAGTTTCAGCGAGCTTCAGCAGCGTGCAGAGTG GTTGGCTGAAATCTGTACTCCGAACCGTAGAGGGCGCCAAAGCATTAGGAAGAGCCTGAGCCCTGCTCATCTGAACGCATATAGGTCTTCTGTGATGAAAAGGCGAGGAGACCACGTCACCATTGATGATGTTAAAC AGGTGGCTGTCAGTTTGCTACAGGAGAATTATTTGCTTCCCATTCCATTCTGCTTCTTGGCTGTATTGAA TAAAGAGCTCGATGAAGTCCTGACTGCCCTTCTACTTTACCTGTCTTGTTTCTTTGAACACAAGTCTCTGGAAAATAAACCTAAGTCTATAATGGC TGTAGACATCATCACAGAGCGCCAGGTGATGGTGGAGACTTTGGCCAAAAAGGAGATAGCTGAAAagaagctggctgtctgttACTTCACTCTGATCATGGACCTGGAGATAGAACAGCATCAACACACAGCAAATCACAA GGGCCACGTGTCAAAGAGTACAGACTGGCTGCTACATGCG tgcTTGTACAGCTTCTTCTGTTACGTTGCTTGGGTAACATTTGGCAGGAAGGGCCTAAGGGACATGCAAGAGGAGGTTGGGCGTCTTTTGTACTCTGACACCTTCAACACAGCAGTGAGGAACAGGACTGATGGGGACTCAGGAATGACTTCTGCTGCTCATAATGGTTCAGCAAAGACGGGAGAAGCTGACCTCAAGGAGACGGGATGTAATAGCACATTCAAACACAG AACATTCAAGAGGCGTCCGGCCCCCAGCAGTATAGTTAATCAGCGTTCCCCACTTATGGTGTCTCTGCTGCCCTCACCCAAAGAACAGTCACCCCATCTGTTCCTCAGCAGCCGGGCCAGGAGGCAGAGCCCGCTGCAGGCTGAGCACTGTGACACCAAGGCCCTGACAGAGGAACTCAACCAGCAGCTGGCCAGCGTCAG CTTTGGGATTCTTGGCAAGCCACTGAGACAGTTCAGCCGCGCAACGCTGATACCGTATGGAGAacaaaaaagcaacagagaTGAGGATGAGGACCATGAACCAGGCAGTGATGTTAATCACAATACTGAGGATCATCCTGGCACCCTTGTTCAAGGAAGCAGGTCATCCTTCATGGCACCCAAGTCGACAGGCCCTGCTAGATAA